TGATAAAAAACCCGTGATATTCAGTATGGTCAAACCAGGTGAAACGATTTTGGTCGAGGCATAAAAAAAGCCCAGATGAACTGGGCTTAAACCAGGAGAGACTTGATATCAATTAGCAGTCAAATTACGCGCCTTGATCACCTTTTCCCACTTCAGTGATTCTGAATTAATCTGAGCCTCTAGTTCTTTGGGGGTATTGAGTACCGCAGTCAAACTATTTTGCTCCAGACTCTTTTGCATCGCCTCGCTCTTAACTGCCTTGACAGCTGCAGCATAAATCTTATCGGTGATGACTTTGGGGGTATTTGATGGAGCCATTAATGCAAACCAGCCAACGTTCTCAAAGCCAGGTATTGCTGCTTCGGCAACCGTTGGAATATTAGGAAGCGCTGGTAGGCGTTTAGCACTGGTTACTGCCAGAGCTTTGATCTGACCGTTCTTGATAAATCCAGTCGATGCAGGAACGTTACAAGCACAAAAATCAATTTGGCCAGCAATTAAATCAGTGAGCGCTGCTGCTTCACCCTTATATGGGATGTGAGTTGCATTAATACCTGCTGCAGTAATGAAATTTTCTCCAGCTAAATGCACTTGGCTACCAATTCCAGCAGAACCAAAATTTAAGTTCTTTGTTTTAGCAAGAGCAATTAGGTCATTGAGATTATTGACCGGTAATTTTGGATTGACCGAAATAATCATGGGGCCACTCACTAATGTAGAAATTGGGGCGAAATCCCTTGAGTAGTTAATCGCCATTTTCTTGTACATGTGTGGATTAACCGTCAACATGCTTCCAGAGGCCAATAAGAGGGTATAGCCATCTGC
This genomic window from Polynucleobacter sp. MWH-UH24A contains:
- a CDS encoding tripartite tricarboxylate transporter substrate binding protein: MFKAIRNRFKFALGLIAVSAIAFTSPGIQAQSWPDKPIKLIIPFAAGGTTDIIGRVLAQQMTPILGQNVIVENRGGAGGNIGAEAVAKSPADGYTLLLASGSMLTVNPHMYKKMAINYSRDFAPISTLVSGPMIISVNPKLPVNNLNDLIALAKTKNLNFGSAGIGSQVHLAGENFITAAGINATHIPYKGEAAALTDLIAGQIDFCACNVPASTGFIKNGQIKALAVTSAKRLPALPNIPTVAEAAIPGFENVGWFALMAPSNTPKVITDKIYAAAVKAVKSEAMQKSLEQNSLTAVLNTPKELEAQINSESLKWEKVIKARNLTAN